In a single window of the Nodularia spumigena CCY9414 genome:
- a CDS encoding XisH family protein encodes MPAKDIFHHAVRIGLEKEGWVITDDPLEIEIGGVEMYIDLGADQILAAEREDNKIAVEIKSFVGSSNISQFHTAVGQCFNYQIALEAKEPERILYLAVPLGTYQSFFTLPFIQMVLQRSQLKIIVYDPVNEVIITWIN; translated from the coding sequence ATGCCAGCTAAAGATATTTTTCATCATGCTGTTAGGATAGGGTTAGAAAAAGAGGGTTGGGTAATAACGGATGATCCTCTTGAAATTGAAATCGGTGGTGTTGAAATGTACATTGATTTAGGTGCAGATCAAATTTTGGCAGCCGAAAGAGAGGACAATAAGATAGCAGTTGAGATTAAGAGTTTTGTAGGATCATCCAATATTTCTCAATTTCATACAGCAGTTGGTCAATGTTTCAATTATCAGATTGCTCTTGAAGCAAAAGAACCAGAACGAATTTTGTATTTGGCTGTTCCTTTAGGTACTTATCAAAGTTTTTTTACTTTACCATTTATTCAGATGGTGCTACAACGTTCTCAACTGAAAATTATCGTTTATGATCCAGTAAATGAGGTGATTATAACATGGATAAATTAG
- a CDS encoding XisI protein: MDKLEQYRGYIQQLLTEYAQPSSANSEIEKQFISDLVHDHYQLVYVGWKNRRRTYGCVLHLDIKDNKIWIQHDGTEIGIADELVKLGVPKADIVLAFHEPLVRQYTGFAVG; this comes from the coding sequence ATGGATAAATTAGAACAATATCGTGGTTATATCCAACAATTGTTAACGGAATATGCTCAACCAAGTTCGGCAAATTCTGAAATTGAAAAACAATTTATTTCTGATTTGGTTCATGACCATTATCAATTGGTGTATGTTGGGTGGAAAAACAGAAGGCGTACTTATGGTTGTGTTTTGCATTTGGATATTAAAGATAACAAGATTTGGATACAACATGATGGAACTGAAATTGGTATAGCAGATGAGTTAGTTAAATTAGGAGTACCAAAAGCAGATATTGTTTTAGCATTTCATGAACCTTTGGTGAGACAATATACAGGTTTTGCTGTTGGTTGA
- a CDS encoding DUF5838 family protein, which produces MLSYSSALTFSFSKNKPEKSLRYHPIDPNNFIYNLRNDMANRVHNFYINKPVNNVIVGFPERELINGVIKNFSLYYQMS; this is translated from the coding sequence TTGTTAAGTTATTCTTCGGCTTTGACGTTTTCTTTCAGCAAAAATAAGCCAGAAAAATCTCTTCGTTATCATCCAATTGACCCGAATAACTTTATCTATAATTTAAGAAATGATATGGCAAATCGAGTTCATAATTTTTATATAAATAAACCTGTAAATAATGTAATTGTGGGTTTTCCTGAAAGGGAGTTAATTAATGGAGTAATTAAAAATTTCAGCCTGTATTATCAAATGAGTTAG
- a CDS encoding DUF5838 family protein: MVNINHNLRYINEHKQAFDIEYFYPLDIFENFAEQIEDCTIECSCKLEQDKILL; the protein is encoded by the coding sequence ATGGTTAATATAAATCACAATCTCCGTTATATTAACGAACATAAACAAGCCTTTGATATTGAATATTTTTATCCTTTAGATATTTTTGAGAATTTTGCAGAACAAATTGAAGATTGTACAATTGAATGTTCCTGCAAACTGGAACAAGATAAAATCCTGCTTTAG
- a CDS encoding PatA/PatG family cyanobactin maturation protease: MPRKPRTLKEGYSYHITIRCNNREFKLSRRECREVFLYAIKKVLNKYNFQLYALCIMSNHVHYLIEPKQPEELPKIMHFLNWYTAMCFNRMLRRTGHFWEKRYYCDGFPSSDRERALNTLRYIHANPKAAKMRQSFFYDFSNYGSYERLTDDGLTQWHPAFLRLGSSLEECARKYKGFCQKYKPKEKTPTQCHWGSKLLAGVHLSDKGSTTNPKKSKSRFSPEPCQVSETPVASIIFGQPESSVEGIAPQCRGLIVPIFGDNNRKLSQLDLSRAIEQAVNAGAHIINISAGQLTDNGEAEGWLDKAVQLCKDNNVLIVAAAGNDGCECLHVPASLPSVLAVGAMNDQGKPIDFSNWGEIYQNQGILAPGENILGAEPGGGTQKLSGTSFATPIVSGVAALLLSLQIQRGEKPDPAKVRTALLETAIPCTTKDTDDVSRCLLGKLNISGALQYFTGGTMSEELDTVETVDSVEAAGCGCGGTDTTNITEPEPNPEEFIPDEIPEVVPAIPATISAPLTTANLSNSRPTTMSNRTSNYITASQAPSDLAELNLAYALGTLGYDFGSEARRDSFKQLMPGVAIDGTAIPANPYDARQMVDYLGDNLSEAKSLIWTLNLELTPIYAIEPGGAFARDVYAILQELLSGQIQAEDSENYVERVSIPGVLSGRSVKLFSGQVVPVIEVPNTRGLYGWKVNTLVEAAIQTVQAQASEAQEESIRRTLGSFLSRIYYDLRNLGTTSQDRALNFASTNAFQAASTFAEAVATGMELDSITVEKSPFCRLDSDCWDVKLKFFDPENSRRAKKLFRFTIDVSDIIPVTLGEVRSWSTPY; this comes from the coding sequence ATGCCTAGAAAACCTCGAACTTTAAAAGAAGGATACTCTTATCACATTACCATCCGTTGCAATAACCGTGAATTTAAACTATCACGGCGTGAATGTCGGGAAGTGTTTCTTTATGCAATAAAAAAGGTTTTGAACAAATACAATTTCCAGCTTTATGCTTTGTGTATTATGTCAAATCATGTTCATTATTTAATCGAACCAAAACAGCCAGAAGAGTTACCTAAAATTATGCACTTTCTTAATTGGTACACTGCTATGTGTTTTAATCGAATGTTAAGAAGAACAGGGCATTTTTGGGAGAAACGATATTACTGTGATGGGTTTCCTTCTTCAGATAGAGAAAGAGCATTAAATACTTTACGGTACATTCATGCTAATCCTAAAGCTGCCAAAATGCGCCAGAGTTTTTTCTATGACTTCAGTAATTATGGCAGTTATGAACGCTTAACTGATGATGGTTTAACTCAATGGCATCCGGCTTTTCTGCGGCTAGGAAGCAGTTTAGAAGAATGTGCCAGGAAGTATAAAGGCTTTTGCCAAAAGTATAAACCCAAGGAGAAGACCCCAACCCAATGCCACTGGGGTAGTAAGCTGTTGGCTGGGGTTCATCTCTCGGATAAGGGTTCAACCACCAACCCCAAAAAATCCAAGTCTCGTTTCTCACCAGAGCCGTGCCAGGTATCGGAAACCCCTGTAGCAAGTATTATATTTGGTCAACCGGAATCATCCGTAGAAGGAATTGCCCCCCAATGTCGCGGTTTAATCGTCCCTATTTTTGGTGACAATAATAGAAAACTTTCTCAACTAGATTTATCTCGCGCCATTGAACAGGCAGTTAATGCCGGGGCGCATATTATCAACATCAGCGCCGGACAACTCACCGATAATGGTGAAGCGGAAGGCTGGTTAGATAAAGCTGTGCAACTGTGCAAAGATAACAATGTTTTAATTGTGGCTGCTGCTGGTAACGATGGTTGCGAATGTTTGCACGTCCCCGCCTCCTTACCCAGTGTATTAGCAGTAGGGGCAATGAATGACCAAGGTAAACCCATTGACTTTAGCAACTGGGGGGAAATTTACCAAAATCAAGGCATTCTTGCACCCGGTGAAAACATCTTAGGTGCAGAACCGGGAGGAGGGACACAAAAACTCAGTGGTACTAGCTTTGCTACTCCCATTGTTTCCGGAGTCGCCGCTTTACTGCTAAGTCTGCAAATTCAACGCGGTGAAAAACCTGATCCCGCTAAGGTCAGAACCGCATTATTAGAAACCGCTATCCCTTGCACAACCAAGGATACCGACGATGTGAGTCGCTGCTTGCTAGGCAAGTTAAATATTTCCGGTGCATTGCAATATTTCACAGGAGGAACAATGTCTGAAGAATTAGATACCGTGGAAACCGTTGACAGCGTAGAAGCTGCTGGTTGTGGTTGCGGTGGCACAGATACCACAAATATCACTGAACCCGAACCCAACCCAGAAGAATTTATCCCAGATGAAATACCTGAAGTTGTTCCCGCTATTCCCGCGACAATTTCTGCACCTTTGACAACTGCAAATTTATCAAATTCCAGACCTACAACCATGTCAAACCGCACATCTAACTACATCACCGCCAGCCAAGCACCCAGCGACCTCGCTGAACTTAACCTAGCTTATGCTTTAGGAACACTGGGTTATGATTTTGGTTCAGAAGCCAGACGGGACTCGTTTAAACAATTAATGCCAGGGGTAGCAATAGACGGAACAGCAATTCCCGCTAATCCCTATGATGCCCGGCAGATGGTAGATTATTTAGGAGATAATCTTTCTGAAGCTAAGTCTTTAATTTGGACATTAAATTTAGAATTAACTCCTATCTATGCCATTGAACCAGGTGGGGCTTTTGCCAGAGATGTCTATGCAATTTTACAAGAATTATTATCAGGGCAAATTCAAGCAGAAGACAGCGAGAATTATGTAGAAAGAGTGAGTATTCCTGGTGTTTTATCAGGACGCAGTGTGAAACTATTTTCTGGTCAAGTTGTGCCTGTAATTGAAGTTCCCAACACACGGGGGCTTTACGGTTGGAAGGTTAACACCTTGGTTGAGGCTGCTATTCAGACAGTACAAGCACAAGCTTCAGAAGCGCAAGAAGAGTCTATTCGCCGCACTTTGGGTAGTTTCCTCAGCCGTATTTATTATGATTTACGTAACTTGGGTACAACTTCCCAAGACCGGGCGTTGAATTTTGCTTCTACCAATGCTTTCCAAGCGGCTTCTACCTTCGCTGAAGCTGTGGCTACAGGTATGGAACTGGATAGTATTACTGTAGAGAAAAGTCCTTTCTGTCGTTTAGATAGCGATTGTTGGGATGTAAAATTGAAATTCTTTGATCCTGAAAATAGCCGTCGTGCTAAGAAGCTATTCCGGTTTACAATTGATGTGAGTGATATTATTCCTGTCACCTTGGGCGAAGTCCGTTCTTGGTCTACTCCTTATTAA
- a CDS encoding cyanobactin biosynthesis system PatB/AcyB/McaB family protein, whose translation MRLPKLSPPVKRPDIIYPHRSVDVIHGRVEDLVHIRMDLLHGANYNDPAAFQNRSYQQIKSSCRCMF comes from the coding sequence ATGAGATTACCTAAACTTTCCCCGCCAGTAAAAAGACCGGATATTATTTATCCTCATCGGTCTGTTGATGTGATTCATGGCAGAGTTGAAGACTTAGTTCATATTCGCATGGATTTATTACATGGTGCTAACTATAATGATCCTGCTGCTTTTCAAAATCGCAGTTATCAGCAAATTAAGTCCTCTTGTAGATGTATGTTTTAG
- a CDS encoding cyanobactin biosynthesis PatC/TenC/TruC family protein, translating into MSKQKKTPANSSQPEPQAPAEIERKLLSTGLEDYGFWSQEMARQKAAQTEPDKPFRRGRIWC; encoded by the coding sequence ATGAGTAAACAAAAGAAAACCCCCGCAAATTCCAGTCAACCAGAACCTCAAGCACCAGCAGAAATTGAACGTAAGTTGTTATCTACTGGTTTGGAAGATTATGGTTTTTGGTCACAGGAAATGGCTAGACAAAAAGCTGCACAAACTGAACCTGATAAACCTTTCCGTCGTGGTCGTATTTGGTGTTAG
- a CDS encoding pentapeptide repeat-containing protein has protein sequence MKSPILATLVFLTTISLTTTAQAANFEHVRQLLATKECQNCDLSNAGLVMADLSGADLSGANLTNANLSRANLSGADLRGANLSGAGLFGVNLSQARLSGANLMGADLRNTFLANTEFNGAYLDGVNFQGAIGIPMQIATPEEFYALGVAEAQKGNQKQAIYYFDQAIASQPEYAGAYLARGVARYQIFDRSGAFQDAQTAEKMFKAQENEVGIQTAEAFMKELQTPYSEKVSTGKPSFFDFVGSLGSVLLQFLPF, from the coding sequence ATGAAAAGCCCAATTTTAGCCACACTTGTATTTTTAACTACCATTAGTCTGACCACAACTGCCCAAGCAGCCAACTTTGAACACGTCAGACAGTTATTAGCTACCAAGGAATGTCAAAACTGTGACCTAAGTAATGCTGGTTTAGTCATGGCTGACTTATCGGGAGCGGATCTAAGCGGTGCTAATTTAACAAATGCTAACCTCAGTCGTGCGAATTTAAGCGGTGCTGATTTAAGAGGCGCAAACTTAAGCGGTGCTGGTTTGTTTGGCGTTAACCTCAGCCAAGCTAGACTCAGTGGTGCAAATCTAATGGGTGCTGATTTGAGAAACACCTTTTTAGCCAATACAGAATTTAATGGTGCTTACCTGGATGGCGTTAACTTTCAAGGTGCTATTGGTATACCCATGCAAATTGCTACACCAGAAGAATTCTATGCTTTAGGGGTTGCAGAAGCACAAAAAGGTAATCAAAAGCAAGCAATTTATTATTTTGATCAAGCGATCGCATCTCAGCCAGAATACGCAGGTGCTTACTTAGCCCGTGGTGTTGCTCGTTACCAAATATTTGACCGATCAGGCGCATTCCAAGATGCTCAAACTGCCGAAAAAATGTTTAAAGCCCAAGAAAACGAAGTAGGAATCCAAACCGCAGAAGCTTTTATGAAAGAACTACAAACACCCTACTCTGAGAAAGTCAGCACTGGTAAACCCAGCTTTTTCGACTTTGTAGGCAGTCTTGGCTCAGTTTTGCTCCAGTTTTTACCTTTTTAA
- the ilvD gene encoding dihydroxy-acid dehydratase — translation MSENLRSQVVTQGVQRSPNRAMLRAVGFKDEDFNKAIVGIANGYSTITPCNMGINKLALRAEIGVREAGAMPQMFGTITISDGISMGTEGMKYSLVSREVIADSIETACTGQSMDGVLAIGGCDKNMPGAMLAMARMNIPAIFVYGGTIKPGHYDGKDLTVVSSFEAVGQYSAGKIDGDELLAVEREACPGAGSCGGMFTANTMSSAFEAMGMSLPYSSTMAAEDAEKADSTQKSAVALVEAIRKQILPRQIITRKSIENAISVIMAVGGSTNAVLHFLAIARAAGVELTLDDFETIRGRVPVICDLKPSGKYVATDLHKAGGIPQVMKMLLVHDLLHGDCLTITGKTVAEVLADISAEPRTDQDVIRPWNNPMYAQGHLAILKGNLATEGAVAKITGVKKPIITGPARVFESEESCLDAILANKINAGDVLIIRYEGPKGGPGMREMLAPTSAIIGAGLGDAVGLITDGRFSGGTYGMVVGHVAPEAAVGGAIALVEEGDSITIDASNRLLQLNVSDEELARRRANWQPLPPRYTKGVLAKYAKLVSSSSVGAVTDLDLFNG, via the coding sequence ATGTCGGAGAATTTAAGAAGCCAAGTTGTTACCCAAGGAGTGCAGCGATCGCCTAATCGAGCTATGCTGCGTGCAGTGGGTTTTAAGGACGAAGATTTTAATAAAGCCATTGTCGGCATTGCTAATGGCTACAGTACAATCACTCCCTGCAATATGGGAATTAATAAACTAGCACTAAGAGCCGAAATTGGCGTAAGAGAAGCTGGGGCAATGCCGCAAATGTTCGGTACTATCACCATTAGTGATGGGATTTCTATGGGAACCGAGGGGATGAAATATTCCCTAGTGTCACGAGAAGTTATTGCTGATTCCATTGAAACCGCCTGTACTGGACAAAGTATGGATGGCGTTTTGGCTATTGGTGGCTGTGATAAAAATATGCCAGGGGCAATGCTAGCGATGGCGCGCATGAATATTCCTGCTATTTTTGTTTATGGTGGCACAATTAAACCCGGTCACTACGATGGTAAAGATTTAACCGTCGTGAGTTCCTTTGAAGCAGTTGGTCAATACAGCGCCGGTAAAATTGATGGTGATGAACTCTTAGCAGTGGAACGTGAAGCTTGTCCTGGTGCTGGTTCCTGCGGTGGGATGTTTACAGCAAATACCATGTCTTCCGCTTTTGAAGCAATGGGCATGAGCTTACCTTATTCTTCCACAATGGCAGCCGAAGATGCTGAAAAAGCCGACAGTACGCAAAAATCAGCAGTTGCTTTAGTAGAAGCCATACGTAAGCAAATCTTACCTCGGCAGATTATCACCCGTAAATCTATAGAAAATGCCATTTCAGTAATTATGGCAGTGGGTGGTTCCACAAATGCAGTATTGCACTTTTTAGCGATCGCTCGTGCAGCTGGAGTAGAACTCACACTAGATGATTTTGAAACCATCCGTGGACGTGTCCCAGTTATCTGTGATTTAAAACCCAGTGGTAAATATGTCGCCACAGACCTGCACAAAGCTGGCGGAATACCTCAAGTCATGAAAATGTTACTTGTGCATGATTTACTCCACGGCGACTGCTTAACTATCACAGGTAAAACAGTAGCAGAAGTCTTAGCAGATATCTCCGCAGAACCACGTACCGACCAAGATGTGATTCGTCCTTGGAATAACCCCATGTATGCTCAAGGACACTTAGCCATCCTCAAAGGCAACCTAGCCACAGAAGGGGCTGTAGCCAAAATCACCGGAGTTAAAAAGCCGATTATTACTGGCCCTGCACGGGTATTTGAGTCTGAGGAATCCTGTTTAGATGCCATCCTCGCAAATAAAATTAATGCCGGGGATGTTCTCATAATTCGTTACGAAGGTCCCAAGGGTGGCCCTGGTATGAGAGAAATGCTTGCTCCCACCTCAGCAATTATTGGGGCTGGGTTAGGCGATGCAGTAGGTTTAATTACTGATGGGCGCTTTTCCGGCGGTACTTACGGCATGGTAGTTGGTCACGTAGCCCCAGAAGCAGCCGTTGGTGGTGCGATCGCTCTTGTAGAAGAAGGTGATAGCATTACCATTGATGCCTCTAATCGCCTCTTGCAATTGAACGTCTCAGATGAAGAATTAGCCCGTAGACGTGCCAATTGGCAACCCCTTCCACCCCGTTACACCAAAGGCGTACTTGCTAAATATGCCAAATTAGTATCTTCTAGCAGTGTTGGAGCAGTCACAGATTTAGACTTATTTAATGGTTAG
- a CDS encoding recombinase family protein translates to MKYLTPEQVYKQFGYHPKTTAEWADLGKIECIRSPGGHRRYPESAFIKTVSTDKERVLYARVSTKTQLLDLDTQIEFLGKTYPGCRVVKDVASGMNWKRKNFLKLMTQVAPESNL, encoded by the coding sequence ATGAAATACCTAACCCCAGAACAAGTTTACAAACAATTTGGCTATCACCCTAAGACGACGGCAGAATGGGCTGACTTAGGGAAAATAGAATGTATCCGTTCCCCTGGTGGACATCGAAGATATCCAGAGTCAGCATTTATCAAAACAGTCTCAACGGATAAAGAGCGGGTTCTTTATGCCCGTGTCAGCACAAAAACCCAGTTGTTAGACCTTGACACACAAATAGAATTTTTAGGCAAAACTTACCCAGGATGTCGAGTCGTTAAGGATGTGGCTAGTGGCATGAACTGGAAGCGGAAAAACTTTCTTAAATTAATGACTCAAGTTGCTCCCGAATCAAATCTCTGA
- a CDS encoding ISLre2 family transposase, with product MTKNICASLDLNTSIKTFQSNATKLLDFANIPEWDGKKLKEREEEIRVQALILAGQCMAILLYNLSISPKILDYSVAQTQGWRSTKTQKHGYKKRQIVTIGNVEVTLNLPYVLERNPKSKKSDSSSLNKQKIKTSNQGFCPFLKWLGMSEGITPLVWSTIAKYGTIASSFDAAHSTLIDWGINVSLKRIERLTYLFGKIGINLRQSKILHLEMDNLSDSNVLKDQRVVIAVDGGRTKIRFNKKGRPSSKTNRHGFVGEWMEPKLLTIYVVNEQGKKIRTSAIPITNDGTYSGYKEFLKILEMYLVNLGISQAKQVLLIADGAEWIWIHIPPLLKKLKCPSETYQLLDLYHAVSHLKDFADAAFSTDNESQLWFKKARKALKKGQTLDLMRNMGEFISGATGERCKILVRERNYILKAYRRRLLKYNEVASQKLPLGSGAVESLIRQVVNLRMKGNSKFWLQNNAEIMLHLRCQWIAKTWDNFCDSIFNSLIKSPTG from the coding sequence ATGACAAAAAATATATGTGCAAGTCTTGATTTAAATACATCAATAAAAACTTTTCAATCGAATGCTACAAAACTTTTAGATTTTGCGAATATCCCAGAATGGGATGGGAAAAAGCTCAAAGAGCGAGAAGAAGAAATTAGAGTTCAGGCACTCATTTTAGCTGGACAATGTATGGCTATTTTATTATATAATCTTTCGATATCACCGAAGATTCTTGACTACTCTGTTGCTCAAACACAAGGATGGAGAAGCACAAAAACACAAAAACATGGTTATAAAAAGCGACAAATAGTAACAATTGGAAATGTCGAAGTAACTTTAAACTTACCTTATGTACTTGAACGAAATCCGAAAAGTAAAAAATCTGATAGTTCTTCACTCAATAAGCAAAAAATCAAAACCTCAAATCAAGGATTTTGTCCGTTTTTAAAGTGGCTAGGGATGTCTGAAGGTATTACCCCTTTGGTTTGGTCAACAATTGCCAAATATGGTACAATAGCAAGTTCTTTTGATGCAGCACATTCGACTCTGATAGATTGGGGAATAAATGTTAGTTTAAAACGAATCGAACGTCTGACTTACCTTTTTGGTAAAATTGGTATTAATCTTCGCCAATCGAAAATATTACATCTGGAGATGGATAACTTATCTGATAGTAATGTTCTCAAAGACCAACGAGTTGTCATCGCTGTAGATGGTGGAAGAACTAAAATTAGGTTTAATAAAAAAGGTAGACCCAGTAGCAAAACAAACCGTCATGGCTTTGTCGGTGAATGGATGGAGCCAAAGTTACTAACAATTTATGTCGTAAATGAACAAGGTAAAAAAATTAGAACATCAGCAATACCTATTACTAATGATGGCACATATTCCGGTTATAAAGAGTTTCTGAAAATTTTAGAAATGTACTTAGTAAATTTGGGGATAAGCCAAGCTAAACAGGTGTTATTGATTGCCGATGGTGCAGAGTGGATATGGATACACATTCCCCCGTTATTAAAAAAGCTAAAATGTCCATCCGAAACTTATCAATTATTAGATTTGTATCACGCTGTATCACATTTAAAAGATTTTGCTGATGCTGCTTTTAGTACAGATAATGAAAGTCAATTATGGTTTAAAAAAGCTCGAAAAGCTTTAAAGAAAGGGCAAACGCTAGATTTAATGAGAAACATGGGTGAATTTATCTCTGGCGCGACTGGAGAACGCTGTAAAATTTTAGTGCGAGAGCGAAATTATATTTTAAAAGCCTATAGAAGGAGGCTGTTAAAATATAACGAGGTGGCATCTCAAAAGCTTCCTCTTGGTAGTGGCGCAGTTGAAAGTTTAATTCGTCAAGTTGTTAATTTACGCATGAAAGGAAACAGTAAGTTTTGGTTACAAAATAATGCAGAAATTATGTTACATCTGCGTTGTCAATGGATAGCTAAAACTTGGGATAATTTTTGTGATTCTATTTTTAATTCTTTGATCAAATCCCCAACTGGGTAA
- a CDS encoding GUN4 domain-containing protein, with product MTIIYTRLEDFLAAKKWRKADHETQALLLKITVREKEQWMRDLDVDEYELPPSDLKMIDDLWADYSQGRLGATRFCEVGSKSSDRQ from the coding sequence ATGACAATCATCTATACACGACTAGAGGATTTTCTTGCTGCCAAGAAATGGAGAAAAGCCGACCACGAAACCCAAGCACTATTGCTAAAAATTACAGTCAGAGAAAAAGAGCAATGGATGCGAGACTTAGATGTTGATGAATACGAATTGCCTCCATCAGACTTAAAAATGATTGATGATTTGTGGGCAGATTATAGTCAAGGACGCTTGGGAGCAACGCGATTTTGTGAAGTTGGGTCAAAAAGTAGCGATCGCCAATAA